A genomic region of Synechococcus sp. NOUM97013 contains the following coding sequences:
- the ndhL gene encoding NAD(P)H-quinone oxidoreductase subunit L, with protein METLLNAVSLDTLLVIAAYAALGAAYLVVVPLFLLLWMNKRWTVMGKFERLGIYGLVFLFFPGMIVFAPFLNFRLSGQGEV; from the coding sequence ATGGAGACTCTTCTGAACGCGGTTTCCCTGGACACCCTTCTTGTGATCGCTGCCTATGCAGCGCTCGGTGCTGCCTATCTCGTTGTGGTGCCGTTGTTCCTTCTTCTTTGGATGAACAAACGCTGGACGGTCATGGGCAAATTTGAACGTCTGGGCATTTACGGGTTGGTGTTTCTGTTCTTCCCGGGGATGATCGTCTTTGCACCATTCCTGAATTTCCGCCTCAGCGGTCAGGGAGAGGTCTGA
- the trpA gene encoding tryptophan synthase subunit alpha, whose amino-acid sequence MTVQPSRIAEVFVKTAREQRLALMPFVMAGDPDLQSTADVLLSLQAHGADVVELGIPYSDPLADGPVIQAAAHRALEQKTTPAKVLEMLHGLRDKLTMPVVLFTYSNPLLNRGPERFFAEAAAAGVAGLVVPDLPLEEAERLSPLAAEQGLDLVLLVAPTTPEQRMQRIATSSRGFTYLVSVTGVTGERASLQDRVGQLVGSLKGCDSGPVAVGFGISGPEQVRQVREWGADGAIVGSALVKRIAAAQPGCAAAEAGEFCQELRAAAG is encoded by the coding sequence GTGACCGTTCAGCCCTCACGCATTGCCGAGGTCTTCGTGAAGACCGCCCGTGAGCAGCGACTGGCATTGATGCCATTTGTGATGGCTGGTGACCCCGATCTGCAGAGCACTGCTGATGTGCTGCTCAGTCTTCAGGCCCATGGTGCAGATGTTGTTGAACTGGGAATCCCCTACAGCGACCCTCTGGCCGATGGCCCGGTCATCCAGGCGGCGGCGCATCGTGCACTCGAGCAGAAGACAACGCCGGCAAAAGTGCTTGAAATGCTGCACGGATTGCGCGACAAGCTCACCATGCCTGTGGTGCTCTTTACCTACAGCAATCCTTTGCTCAATCGCGGCCCGGAACGTTTCTTTGCTGAAGCGGCCGCTGCCGGTGTGGCGGGTTTGGTGGTGCCGGATCTGCCTCTCGAGGAAGCAGAACGTCTGTCTCCCTTAGCGGCAGAACAAGGTCTCGATCTGGTGCTTCTGGTCGCGCCGACGACTCCAGAGCAGCGGATGCAGCGCATTGCCACCTCCAGTCGTGGTTTCACCTATTTGGTGAGCGTCACGGGTGTCACGGGTGAACGGGCATCCTTGCAAGATCGCGTGGGACAGCTTGTTGGTTCTCTAAAGGGTTGTGACAGCGGCCCGGTCGCCGTCGGTTTTGGAATCTCCGGACCTGAGCAGGTGCGACAGGTGCGCGAATGGGGTGCTGATGGTGCCATCGTCGGCAGCGCTCTGGTCAAACGCATTGCCGCTGCACAGCCAGGTTGCGCAGCAGCAGAGGCGGGTGAGTTTTGCCAAGAGCTTCGTGCTGCTGCCGGCTGA
- a CDS encoding pentapeptide repeat-containing protein, translating to MGVTNWIYDYRLPLDVFDGYEIKSATPDSSKPISDPLTGLAAPSEVDREMEVRSELEADSVCSSWDPSQVVRSGIFGDEPYRPLLPDPFRRRVVDWSAAQDQNFRGWDFDSLMLARGDFSRSDFTNAEMRSQNVWSAIFQDSILYSASIQYSGFRFVDFSGSDMRRLNGIKADLRDSKFNQSDLRGANLTYANLRDVTLKEAKIFSTMFFNAFLEGASMVNVEGEGSCFCDARLEESTLIESAFNQASFKGADLGNARATGVDFRDVDFTNSDLSGTIFDGVDLRGAEIRNATLSDAVWTNTVCPDGSTNTMSLPCLGDQQIPIQL from the coding sequence ATGGGTGTTACCAATTGGATTTATGATTACAGGCTGCCACTTGATGTGTTCGATGGCTACGAAATTAAATCAGCTACACCCGACAGCTCGAAGCCCATCTCAGACCCACTGACAGGCCTCGCTGCTCCGTCTGAAGTCGACCGCGAGATGGAGGTGAGGTCCGAATTAGAAGCGGACTCTGTTTGCAGTTCTTGGGACCCTTCCCAAGTCGTGCGATCTGGGATTTTTGGGGATGAACCCTATCGCCCATTGTTGCCTGATCCATTTAGGCGCCGGGTTGTCGACTGGTCGGCAGCACAGGATCAAAACTTCCGCGGTTGGGATTTTGATTCACTCATGCTTGCACGCGGTGATTTTTCAAGAAGTGATTTTACGAATGCTGAAATGCGGAGTCAAAATGTTTGGTCGGCTATTTTTCAAGACTCGATCCTCTATTCGGCGAGTATCCAATACAGCGGTTTTAGGTTTGTGGATTTTTCTGGCTCCGATATGCGAAGACTGAATGGGATCAAGGCAGATTTGAGGGATTCAAAGTTTAATCAATCCGATTTAAGAGGGGCGAACCTGACGTATGCAAATCTGAGAGATGTAACTCTTAAAGAAGCCAAGATATTCTCAACAATGTTTTTCAATGCATTTCTCGAAGGGGCGTCAATGGTCAATGTTGAAGGAGAGGGGTCTTGTTTTTGTGATGCGCGCCTTGAAGAGTCGACTTTGATTGAATCTGCATTCAATCAGGCAAGTTTTAAAGGGGCAGATTTAGGCAATGCACGTGCTACTGGTGTTGATTTTCGTGATGTGGATTTTACTAATTCTGATTTAAGCGGCACAATCTTTGATGGTGTGGACCTGAGGGGCGCTGAAATTAGAAATGCCACATTGTCAGATGCTGTCTGGACCAATACGGTCTGTCCTGATGGCAGTACGAATACAATGAGTCTTCCATGCTTGGGTGATCAGCAAATTCCTATTCAATTATGA
- a CDS encoding glucosidase, whose amino-acid sequence MSTSEIPTATNGETPAEGLRCRERDDGRQPWDRWGTYLSDRQWGTVREDYSADGNAWNAFPFDHSHLRSYRWGEDGLLGLTDEHCLLCFAPVLWNGQDPILKERLFGLGNPEGNHGEDIKDTMYHLAGTPTGSYAKALYRYPQQRFPYQQLRDENRRRSRGEKEYELVDTGIFSGNHFFDVEVEYAKASPEDVLIRLTITNHGADEAPLHLLPTLWFRNTWSWGDRDRGRPNLRLQDNHLVSDAIEGLASYNLSCSEQGQWLFTENETNTERLYGQALQQPYVKDAFHRFLIEEQHNAVNPEQQGSKAALHLQRTLGPGEVWSVNLRLSRHDHQGNKAPEATETNAFIGLVEQRRQEWQDYLQWVAPGLNEEDRAIHASAAAGLFWCRKYYDWYVARWLRGDSNAPRPPEERWHTENAYWRTLRARDIISMPDCWEYPYFCQWDLMFHAVAFAEIDPGEAKRQSRMLRQASYTANNGQSPAYEWALSDANPPIGAWAALRIFQISKRRDGEHDYPFLRASLRELLLEYGWWANRTDRNGDSLFEGGFLGLDNIAIFDRRYPLKDGSRIEQSDGTAWMGMLSLNMLEACVLLSEDRSEFKSLCDRFVADFSRLTYALNSPSGRGYVNWDEQDGFYYDVLKRPDGSTDYLRTRSLSGLIPLLAIATFDKQTVDSIPSLDVSRYLTDLGRERGAEFDSIAHLGSWHHDRVLFSIVPPHRLRRILTRVFDEEEFLSPYGIRSLSKVYEKTPYSYQQGDDYATISYSPADSPVAMFGGNSNWRGPVWMPINYLLIEALQKFGHHFGDDFKMEFPTGSGRHLNLWEISLELEERLVGIFRRDGDGRRAFNGDADLFQKDPKWRDLFLFNEYFHGCSGAGVGASHQTGWTAVIAKMITQLQRWR is encoded by the coding sequence ATGTCGACTTCTGAGATTCCCACTGCAACGAATGGTGAGACACCGGCCGAAGGTCTGCGTTGCCGTGAACGGGATGACGGGCGGCAACCCTGGGACCGATGGGGCACATACCTGAGCGACCGGCAATGGGGCACAGTCCGCGAGGACTATTCCGCCGATGGCAATGCCTGGAACGCGTTCCCCTTCGACCACAGCCACCTGCGCAGTTACCGCTGGGGAGAGGACGGACTTCTTGGTCTGACTGACGAACACTGCCTGCTCTGTTTCGCGCCAGTGCTCTGGAATGGCCAGGACCCAATCCTGAAGGAACGCCTGTTCGGACTGGGTAATCCCGAAGGCAACCACGGGGAGGACATCAAAGACACGATGTATCACCTGGCTGGAACTCCAACCGGCAGCTACGCCAAAGCGCTCTATCGCTACCCGCAGCAAAGGTTCCCTTACCAACAGCTGCGCGATGAAAACCGCCGGCGCAGCCGGGGGGAGAAGGAATACGAATTAGTCGACACAGGCATCTTCTCCGGCAATCACTTTTTCGATGTCGAAGTTGAGTACGCCAAAGCCTCACCCGAGGATGTGCTGATTCGGCTCACCATCACCAACCACGGTGCGGATGAAGCCCCCCTGCATCTGCTGCCGACACTGTGGTTCCGTAACACCTGGAGCTGGGGAGATCGTGATCGCGGCCGCCCCAACCTTCGGCTTCAGGACAATCACCTCGTCAGTGATGCCATCGAAGGCCTCGCTTCTTACAACCTGAGTTGCAGCGAACAGGGCCAGTGGTTGTTCACGGAAAACGAAACCAACACGGAACGTCTCTACGGACAAGCGCTGCAACAGCCCTACGTGAAAGATGCCTTTCACCGCTTTCTGATTGAAGAGCAGCACAACGCCGTCAATCCGGAACAACAAGGAAGCAAAGCAGCGCTGCACCTCCAACGGACACTCGGTCCCGGCGAGGTCTGGAGCGTGAATCTGCGCCTGAGCAGGCACGACCACCAAGGAAACAAAGCCCCTGAAGCAACCGAAACCAACGCATTCATTGGCTTGGTTGAGCAACGCCGGCAGGAGTGGCAGGACTACCTCCAATGGGTTGCCCCTGGTCTCAATGAAGAAGACCGTGCGATTCATGCCTCAGCCGCTGCGGGTTTGTTCTGGTGCCGCAAGTACTACGACTGGTACGTGGCCCGATGGCTACGCGGGGATAGCAATGCTCCAAGACCGCCCGAGGAACGATGGCACACCGAAAACGCCTACTGGCGAACCCTGCGGGCCCGAGACATCATCTCGATGCCCGACTGCTGGGAGTACCCCTACTTCTGCCAGTGGGATCTGATGTTTCATGCGGTGGCCTTCGCGGAGATTGATCCCGGCGAAGCGAAACGGCAATCCCGCATGCTCCGCCAGGCCTCCTACACCGCCAACAACGGTCAATCCCCTGCCTATGAGTGGGCGCTCTCAGACGCCAATCCACCGATCGGCGCCTGGGCAGCACTGCGCATCTTCCAGATTTCGAAGCGCCGTGACGGTGAACACGACTATCCATTCCTACGCGCCAGCCTGCGGGAGCTGTTGCTGGAGTACGGATGGTGGGCGAACCGCACCGATCGCAACGGCGACAGCTTGTTCGAAGGAGGCTTTCTCGGACTGGACAACATCGCCATCTTCGATCGGCGTTACCCGCTGAAAGACGGCAGCCGCATCGAACAATCCGATGGCACCGCCTGGATGGGAATGCTCAGCCTCAACATGTTGGAGGCATGCGTTCTGCTCTCTGAAGACAGGTCGGAGTTCAAGAGTCTGTGTGACCGCTTCGTAGCGGACTTCAGTCGACTCACCTACGCATTGAACAGCCCGAGCGGTAGGGGATATGTGAACTGGGATGAGCAAGACGGCTTCTATTACGACGTGCTCAAGCGACCGGATGGCAGCACTGACTACCTGCGAACCCGTTCACTCAGCGGCCTGATTCCATTGCTTGCGATCGCAACATTCGACAAACAGACGGTGGACTCGATTCCCTCCCTGGACGTGAGCAGATACCTCACCGATCTGGGTCGCGAACGCGGAGCCGAATTTGATTCGATTGCCCATCTTGGATCCTGGCACCATGACAGGGTGCTGTTTTCAATCGTTCCGCCGCATCGACTGCGGCGGATTCTCACAAGGGTGTTCGACGAGGAGGAATTCCTTTCTCCTTACGGCATCCGCAGTCTCTCCAAGGTCTACGAAAAAACGCCCTACAGCTACCAACAAGGAGACGACTACGCCACGATCAGCTACAGCCCTGCTGACAGTCCTGTCGCGATGTTCGGCGGCAATTCCAATTGGCGCGGCCCGGTCTGGATGCCGATCAATTATTTGCTCATCGAAGCCCTGCAGAAGTTCGGCCATCACTTTGGAGATGATTTCAAAATGGAATTCCCGACTGGATCGGGGCGGCATCTCAATCTGTGGGAGATCTCACTTGAGTTGGAAGAGCGTTTAGTCGGCATCTTCCGTCGCGATGGCGACGGACGGAGAGCCTTTAACGGTGATGCGGATCTATTTCAGAAGGATCCGAAATGGCGTGATCTCTTTCTGTTCAATGAATATTTCCACGGCTGCAGCGGCGCCGGAGTTGGCGCGAGTCACCAGACGGGATGGACGGCAGTGATCGCCAAAATGATCACGCAACTCCAACGTTGGCGCTGA
- a CDS encoding YciI family protein: MARFVLWGTYCDDALQKREPFRDEHLNRLKQLKESGTLVTLGPTEGSTHVFGVFESDSVSSVRTLLEADVYWREGIWTHLDVYPWIQAF, encoded by the coding sequence ATGGCTCGCTTTGTACTCTGGGGAACCTACTGTGACGATGCTCTTCAAAAGAGAGAGCCCTTTCGAGATGAGCACCTCAATCGTTTGAAGCAGCTCAAGGAAAGCGGAACTCTGGTCACACTCGGTCCCACAGAAGGAAGCACCCATGTGTTTGGAGTGTTTGAGTCAGACTCCGTCTCCAGCGTCCGCACCTTGTTGGAGGCTGATGTGTATTGGCGGGAAGGAATCTGGACTCATTTGGATGTTTATCCCTGGATCCAGGCCTTTTGA
- a CDS encoding c-type cytochrome, whose translation MLPLILSMLLALTLLWPAETLALPSSGAELFDLHCAGCHPNGGNIIRRGKTLKLKALEQQGINNAEAIAAIARTGIGQMSGYAEALGEGNDVIVADWIWEQAQKAWIQG comes from the coding sequence ATGCTCCCGTTGATCCTGTCGATGTTGCTGGCATTGACGCTGCTCTGGCCTGCTGAAACCCTGGCCCTCCCCTCATCAGGTGCAGAGCTGTTTGATCTGCACTGTGCAGGCTGCCACCCCAACGGCGGCAACATCATCCGTCGCGGAAAGACGTTGAAACTGAAGGCCCTTGAACAACAAGGCATCAACAATGCGGAGGCGATCGCAGCGATCGCCCGCACAGGCATCGGTCAAATGAGCGGTTATGCCGAAGCCCTTGGGGAAGGCAATGACGTCATCGTGGCTGATTGGATCTGGGAACAAGCTCAAAAGGCCTGGATCCAGGGATAA
- a CDS encoding GMC oxidoreductase, whose product MDNATHAARRQTSIEPQTDHYNVVIIGSGAGGGSLARALADSGHSILILERGGWLPREPQNWDPVEVFQNDRYVSEDPWQDKHGKTFQPGSHYFVGGASKMYGAAHFRLRERDFESVMHVDGESPEWPLKYDVFEPYYRKAEQWYHVHGLRGEDPTEPPASSAYPYAPISHEPRMQKLVDDLRSAGLHPFHAPTGVALDEANPAFSACVRCNRCDGFPCLVQAKGDAEVMGVRPALDHDNVFLLTDAEVLRLNTDESGREVTDVVVNHQGQERRFKGDIVVVSAGAANSARLLLMSANDAHPRGLANSSDQVGRNYMYHNCKAVVALAHEPNTTVFQKTVALHDWYFGDNDFDFPMGNVQMTGKTNGAMMKGYKPRLTALAPTWSMDKIAEHSLDFWLQTEDLPLANNRVTINSQGQIKLDYTPTNTRSSNELVNRLEGLLDKLYLKNHLAERQVYFASSMDIAAVGHQSGTCRFGKDPSTSVLDINCRTHDVENLYVVDTSFFPSSSAVNPSLTAIANAIRVADHLKERLS is encoded by the coding sequence ATGGACAACGCCACCCATGCGGCTCGTCGCCAAACCTCCATCGAACCGCAAACCGATCACTACAACGTGGTGATCATTGGTAGTGGCGCGGGTGGTGGTTCTCTCGCCCGAGCTTTAGCGGATTCCGGTCACTCGATCTTGATCCTGGAACGTGGTGGCTGGCTGCCCAGGGAACCTCAGAACTGGGATCCGGTCGAGGTGTTTCAGAACGATCGCTACGTCTCTGAAGATCCGTGGCAAGACAAGCACGGAAAGACGTTTCAGCCAGGCAGTCACTACTTCGTGGGCGGTGCCTCGAAGATGTATGGAGCAGCGCACTTCCGTCTGCGCGAGCGGGATTTTGAATCAGTGATGCATGTCGACGGTGAATCACCGGAATGGCCGCTGAAATACGACGTCTTTGAGCCTTACTACCGCAAAGCCGAGCAGTGGTACCACGTGCACGGCCTACGCGGCGAAGACCCCACTGAACCACCGGCATCCTCCGCCTACCCCTATGCGCCGATCAGCCATGAACCGCGCATGCAGAAATTGGTGGATGACCTGCGCTCAGCAGGACTCCATCCTTTTCACGCACCCACAGGAGTCGCCCTAGACGAAGCCAATCCCGCGTTCAGTGCGTGTGTGCGCTGCAACCGTTGTGATGGATTTCCCTGTCTGGTGCAAGCCAAGGGTGATGCGGAGGTCATGGGCGTTCGCCCGGCACTGGATCACGACAATGTCTTCTTGCTCACAGACGCTGAGGTGCTTCGACTGAACACCGACGAGAGCGGTCGAGAGGTCACTGACGTGGTGGTGAATCACCAGGGGCAGGAACGTCGCTTCAAAGGCGACATTGTGGTGGTCTCAGCTGGAGCGGCCAATTCAGCACGGCTGCTACTGATGTCAGCGAACGACGCGCATCCCCGAGGGCTTGCCAACAGCTCCGATCAGGTGGGCAGAAATTACATGTATCACAACTGCAAGGCCGTGGTGGCACTGGCTCATGAGCCCAACACGACGGTGTTCCAAAAAACAGTTGCTCTGCATGACTGGTATTTCGGAGACAACGACTTCGACTTCCCGATGGGAAACGTGCAGATGACGGGCAAGACCAATGGAGCGATGATGAAAGGCTACAAACCGCGACTCACCGCTCTTGCCCCGACCTGGAGCATGGACAAGATCGCTGAACACTCGCTGGATTTCTGGCTGCAGACAGAAGATCTTCCGCTCGCGAACAATCGGGTCACCATCAATTCACAAGGGCAAATCAAACTCGACTACACCCCGACCAACACCAGATCATCCAACGAGCTGGTCAACCGACTGGAGGGGCTGCTCGACAAGCTTTACCTCAAAAATCATCTGGCCGAGCGTCAGGTGTATTTCGCCTCCTCGATGGACATTGCGGCAGTCGGGCATCAGTCCGGCACCTGTCGCTTCGGCAAGGACCCAAGCACATCAGTACTGGACATCAATTGCCGCACCCATGATGTGGAGAATCTCTATGTGGTCGATACCAGCTTCTTCCCCAGCAGTTCAGCGGTGAATCCATCACTCACCGCCATCGCCAATGCCATCCGTGTGGCGGATCACCTCAAAGAACGCTTGAGCTGA
- a CDS encoding DUF2214 family protein → MPLATVLTPEIAKSAGVAYVHYLSFMLCFAALVVERRLLRPDPDRRAATAMVITDIIYGIAALALLVSGIFRVLYFGQGSEFYTQNPLFWWKVGLYLSVGGLSLYPTVTYILWAIPLRKGELPKVSEALATRLGWIINVELVGFALVPLLATLMARGVGLPSA, encoded by the coding sequence ATGCCACTGGCCACTGTGCTGACACCAGAGATCGCCAAAAGTGCTGGCGTGGCTTACGTGCATTACCTGAGCTTCATGCTCTGTTTCGCCGCGTTAGTGGTCGAGCGGCGACTGCTTCGCCCTGACCCAGATCGACGCGCTGCCACCGCCATGGTGATCACCGACATCATCTACGGCATCGCAGCGCTGGCCCTGCTGGTCAGTGGAATTTTCCGAGTGCTCTACTTCGGCCAGGGCAGTGAGTTCTACACCCAGAATCCCTTGTTCTGGTGGAAGGTTGGTCTTTATCTGAGCGTTGGCGGCCTCTCGCTTTACCCCACCGTCACTTACATCCTCTGGGCGATTCCTTTGCGTAAGGGCGAACTGCCCAAGGTCAGTGAAGCTCTGGCCACGCGTCTGGGCTGGATCATCAATGTGGAGCTTGTCGGTTTTGCTCTGGTACCCCTGTTGGCAACCCTGATGGCGCGGGGTGTGGGACTTCCTTCGGCCTAA
- a CDS encoding peptidase, with translation MIPADVCPPEQAIRVLEGETLNALAAAQAPGYGTKLATSRFGVPSLPRWCVWVEPSSGLEPDRWEQRWINSVDQALSAWSTLLPITRVEDPRQAHVRVERRRPPLRDVAGQWRASNGRALLQILEVRRQDVWRLEPRVTVLVSPELRAQSLQATTLHELGHAFGLWGHSDTPADALAPVQGAAPVLRPSDGDRRTLDWLRQQPTRFGAEVEPEASRDDVEAPR, from the coding sequence GTGATTCCTGCTGATGTATGCCCTCCTGAACAGGCCATCAGGGTTCTGGAGGGTGAAACGTTGAATGCCTTGGCGGCTGCCCAGGCACCGGGATATGGCACCAAGCTGGCCACGTCGCGCTTCGGGGTTCCTTCCCTGCCCCGGTGGTGCGTCTGGGTCGAACCTTCTAGTGGCCTTGAACCCGATCGCTGGGAGCAGCGCTGGATCAACAGTGTCGATCAAGCGTTGAGCGCATGGTCAACGCTGCTGCCGATCACGCGGGTCGAGGATCCGCGTCAAGCGCATGTGCGCGTGGAGCGCCGGCGACCACCGTTGCGTGACGTCGCTGGCCAGTGGAGAGCTAGTAACGGTCGTGCGTTGCTTCAAATCCTGGAGGTGCGTCGCCAGGATGTGTGGAGATTGGAGCCACGCGTCACGGTGTTGGTGTCTCCCGAACTGCGTGCGCAGTCGCTTCAAGCCACGACTTTGCACGAGCTTGGCCATGCATTTGGTCTTTGGGGGCATAGCGATACTCCCGCCGATGCTTTGGCGCCGGTGCAAGGTGCTGCGCCGGTGCTGAGGCCGTCGGATGGTGATCGACGAACGTTGGATTGGCTGCGTCAGCAGCCGACACGCTTTGGTGCTGAGGTTGAGCCAGAAGCGTCTCGCGATGACGTTGAAGCGCCACGCTGA
- a CDS encoding YkvA family protein translates to MAYGSSSGTPDFTAEVIDAEVIDSEVIDEPALKRLLQRAGQSIARPALEAMEMLLDPTTPSQARLTLLAALTYLLLPTDLIPDFLPVAGFSDDLVAITAVLGLCRNHITPEIRQRAQRKLDRWFPITHP, encoded by the coding sequence ATGGCCTATGGCTCCAGTTCCGGCACGCCTGACTTCACCGCAGAGGTCATTGATGCTGAAGTCATCGACAGCGAGGTGATCGATGAGCCGGCTTTGAAACGACTGCTGCAGCGGGCCGGTCAATCGATTGCACGCCCGGCTCTGGAAGCCATGGAGATGTTGTTGGATCCCACCACGCCTTCTCAGGCGCGGCTGACCCTGCTGGCTGCACTCACTTATCTGCTACTGCCAACAGATCTGATTCCTGATTTTCTGCCTGTCGCTGGCTTCAGCGATGATCTCGTAGCGATTACAGCGGTTTTGGGACTGTGCCGAAATCACATCACTCCTGAAATCCGTCAACGCGCGCAACGCAAACTGGACCGATGGTTCCCGATCACACACCCATGA
- a CDS encoding sigma-70 family RNA polymerase sigma factor encodes MVSSLSAFLGEIGRHQLLTPEQELTMGRKVQAMVALTERCHLAGGSGPACCYNDEEKRTIKRGEKAKNQMITANLRLVVNLAKRYQGKGLDLLDLIQEGTLGLTRAVEKYDPTRGHRFSTYAYWWIRQGLNRALSTQSRTIRIPVNVNEKLTKLRAAKARLMQSNGLPPTAQQLAEFMEIPLHEVEDLLGCELRSVTVSLQGVVKSKSDPSELVDVLPSDEIPPMERAEIAERTASAWKLLDKSNLTPKERTVVMLRFGLDGSHEWRTLAEVARHMNCSREYCRQVVQRALRKLRKTGIQHGLVEMNA; translated from the coding sequence ATGGTGAGCTCCCTGAGTGCATTTCTCGGCGAGATTGGCAGACATCAACTTCTGACGCCTGAACAGGAGCTAACCATGGGCCGCAAAGTCCAGGCCATGGTTGCCCTGACAGAACGCTGCCATCTTGCCGGAGGGAGCGGACCAGCATGTTGCTACAACGATGAAGAGAAAAGAACAATTAAGCGCGGAGAGAAAGCCAAGAATCAGATGATCACTGCCAATCTCCGGCTCGTGGTCAACTTGGCAAAGCGCTACCAAGGCAAAGGTCTTGACCTTCTTGACCTGATTCAAGAAGGCACTCTGGGATTAACGCGTGCCGTTGAAAAATATGACCCAACCCGTGGACACCGTTTTTCTACCTATGCCTATTGGTGGATTCGCCAAGGCTTAAACCGAGCGCTTTCGACACAAAGCCGCACCATTCGCATTCCTGTGAATGTGAATGAAAAGCTCACAAAATTGAGAGCAGCCAAAGCCCGGCTGATGCAGTCCAACGGCCTACCGCCAACAGCCCAGCAATTGGCTGAATTCATGGAGATTCCTCTCCATGAAGTGGAAGATCTTCTGGGTTGTGAGCTGCGCAGCGTCACCGTGAGCCTTCAGGGTGTTGTGAAGTCAAAATCCGATCCTTCTGAATTGGTCGACGTGCTTCCCAGCGACGAAATTCCACCGATGGAGCGTGCGGAGATTGCAGAGCGCACCGCCTCAGCCTGGAAATTGTTGGACAAATCCAACCTCACCCCGAAGGAACGCACTGTGGTGATGCTGCGTTTCGGCCTTGATGGCAGCCACGAGTGGCGCACCTTGGCCGAGGTAGCACGTCACATGAATTGCAGCCGTGAATACTGCCGTCAGGTCGTGCAACGGGCTCTACGCAAACTGCGCAAGACAGGAATTCAGCACGGCCTGGTGGAGATGAACGCCTGA
- a CDS encoding phosphate-starvation-inducible PsiE family protein: MANQRPKRRSFLQWVDAGEKQVAILLTVITAVVIAAAIVQLTIRVALALITTEQDAYWLGDGLIRILGDLLTVLIALEVLQNITSYLRRHVVQIELVLVTALTAVARKVIVLPASSDDKPQLLVGLGLSAIALAGAYWLVKRAMQPEGRLNHPSNKEPARSFQDPDQSSQRDDDGLMATSADPRH; the protein is encoded by the coding sequence GTGGCTAACCAGCGCCCAAAACGTCGGAGCTTTCTGCAATGGGTGGATGCCGGCGAAAAGCAGGTCGCCATTCTTCTCACCGTGATCACAGCCGTTGTGATTGCCGCGGCCATCGTGCAACTCACCATCCGCGTCGCTCTGGCTTTGATCACAACCGAGCAGGATGCCTATTGGCTTGGGGATGGCTTGATCCGGATCCTCGGCGATCTGCTCACAGTGCTGATTGCACTGGAAGTTCTGCAGAACATCACCAGCTATCTACGACGTCATGTCGTGCAGATCGAGTTGGTGCTGGTGACTGCCCTCACTGCCGTAGCCCGAAAAGTGATTGTTCTGCCTGCGTCCTCTGACGACAAGCCGCAATTGCTCGTCGGCCTGGGCTTATCCGCCATTGCCCTGGCTGGTGCGTACTGGCTCGTCAAACGAGCGATGCAACCGGAGGGACGTCTGAACCATCCTTCCAATAAAGAGCCAGCCAGATCGTTCCAGGATCCGGATCAGTCCTCTCAACGCGATGACGACGGCCTGATGGCAACGTCAGCTGATCCCCGACACTGA
- a CDS encoding DUF3007 family protein, which translates to MTRAGVLKLGLGLLATGGLGYWLFEALGLKGFSAGIAAEALLVVVVVVWTSSYLFRVVTGRMTYMQQRRRYRSEYDQLTAQQLQERFDALSPEEQEALMASISEGSTEPAAE; encoded by the coding sequence TTGACGCGTGCTGGAGTTCTGAAACTTGGGTTGGGCCTGCTCGCGACCGGTGGGCTCGGTTATTGGCTTTTTGAGGCTTTGGGTCTGAAAGGTTTCTCGGCTGGGATTGCGGCCGAAGCACTTCTGGTTGTTGTGGTTGTTGTCTGGACCAGTTCGTATCTGTTCCGTGTGGTGACCGGTCGCATGACTTACATGCAGCAGCGACGGCGTTATCGCAGTGAATACGACCAACTCACCGCGCAACAGTTGCAGGAGCGCTTTGATGCCCTGAGTCCAGAGGAACAGGAGGCTCTGATGGCCTCGATCTCTGAGGGTTCAACTGAACCAGCAGCGGAGTGA